The following DNA comes from Cellulomonas soli.
AACCCGTCGCCCGGCGCCAGGTGCGAGCTGATCACCGCGCGCAGGTCGACCGAGGGCGAGAGCAGGTGGTGGGCCAGCTGGAACAGGTCGTCCGGGTCGCCCGCGAAGTCGTTGTCGACGATCACCCGCACGGACGGGTGGTGCGGCCCGGGCAGCCAGGCCGGCCGGCCGGGGGCCCACCGGGCGGCGGGGGAACCGCCCGGTGGGCGTTCAGGCGACGGCACCGGCCTGCTCGTCCTGCTCGGCCTGGATCGCCAGCAGGCGCTGGCGCTCGGCGCGTCGGCGCATCTGCTCGTCGGGGTCGGGCACGGGTGCGGCCATCCAGAGCCGCTGCGTGTAAGGGTGCTCGGGCGTGCGGGTGACCGCGTCGGTCTCGCCCCACTCGACGATCTCCCCGTGGTACATCACAGCGACCCGATGGCTGACGTGGCGCACCACCGTGAGGTCGTGCGTGATGAACAGGTAGGCGACGCCCGTGCGCTCCTGGATCTCGACGAACAGGTCGAGCACCCGCGCCTGCGTCGACAGGTCGAGGGCCGAGACCGGCTCGTCGCAGATGATCAGCCGCGGCTCGAGGGCCAGCGCGCGGGCGATCGCCACGCGCTGACGCTGCCCGCCGGAGAACTCGCGCGGCAGGCGGCCGAGCGCGTCGGAGGGGAGCCGGACCTGGTCGAGCAGGTCGCGCACGCGCGAGCGGGCCTCGCTGCGCGAGACGCCGTTGGCCGTGAGCGGCTCGGCGAGGATGTCGCCCACCGTCATCGAGGGGTTGAGCGAGGTGTAAGGGTCCTGGAAGACGACCTGGATCTCGCTGCCCATCTTCCGGCGGGTGTGCCGGTCGGCGTGCGCGATGTCCGTGCCGCGGTAGTCGATCGTGCCGCTGGCGACCGGCGCGAGGCCGAGCACCGCACGGCCGAGGGTCGTCTTGCCGGAGCCGGACTCGCCGACCAGGCCCACGCACTCCCCCGGCCGCACGTCCAGGCTGACGCTCTTGAGCACGCGGAACGGGTCCTTGCGGTGGCCGGGACGCGGGTACTCCACGACCAGGTCGCGCACGTCGAGCAACGGCGCCGCGGCCGGGGCGCCCCCGACGGGCGACCCCCCGCCGGGCAGGTAGGTCGGCTGCGGTGTCGTCATCGACGTGCCTCCTGAGCTGCGGGGACGCCCTGCCGGGCGACGAACGTCGGGCGGATGCCGTCCTCGGACAGGATCGCGCCGAAGAGCTGACGGGTGTACGGGTGCTGCGGGTC
Coding sequences within:
- a CDS encoding ATP-binding cassette domain-containing protein, producing the protein MTTPQPTYLPGGGSPVGGAPAAAPLLDVRDLVVEYPRPGHRKDPFRVLKSVSLDVRPGECVGLVGESGSGKTTLGRAVLGLAPVASGTIDYRGTDIAHADRHTRRKMGSEIQVVFQDPYTSLNPSMTVGDILAEPLTANGVSRSEARSRVRDLLDQVRLPSDALGRLPREFSGGQRQRVAIARALALEPRLIICDEPVSALDLSTQARVLDLFVEIQERTGVAYLFITHDLTVVRHVSHRVAVMYHGEIVEWGETDAVTRTPEHPYTQRLWMAAPVPDPDEQMRRRAERQRLLAIQAEQDEQAGAVA